The proteins below are encoded in one region of Mycobacterium pseudokansasii:
- the mftA gene encoding mycofactocin precursor MftA (Mycofactocin is a small molecule electron carrier derived from the final two amino acids, Val-Tyr, of MftA, the mycofactocin precursor. It plays a role in redox homeostasis and the metabolism of alcohols and aldehydes in Actinobacteria, including Mycobacterium tuberculosis.): protein MDHETDTDVELVTETLVEEVSIDGMCGVY from the coding sequence GTGGACCACGAGACTGACACCGACGTCGAACTCGTCACCGAGACCCTGGTTGAAGAAGTTTCCATTGACGGCATGTGCGGGGTCTACTGA
- the mftR gene encoding mycofactocin system transcriptional regulator (MftR, the mycofactocin system transcriptional regulator, is an uncharacterized TetR family DNA-binding transcription factor. Its role is inferred by context. It occurs as part of the biosynthesis locus for mycofactocin, a partially characterized electron carrier derived from the terminal Val-Tyr dipeptide of the precursor peptide MftA, through a radical SAM enzyme-mediated process.) has protein sequence MLHASRVGRRRSTTKHHITDVAIELFAARGFGEVSVDDVAQAAGIARRTLFRYYASKNAIPWGDFDAHLAQLQLLLDNIDPRVRLGAALRAALLAFNTFDESETVRHRQRMRIILETAELQAYSMTMYAGWRAVIAGFVARRLGGRTTDLLPQTIAWTMLGVALSAYENWLGDESVSLPETLGNAFDVVGAGLDRLG, from the coding sequence ATGCTGCACGCGTCGCGGGTGGGCCGGCGCCGCTCGACGACCAAGCACCACATCACCGACGTTGCCATCGAGTTGTTCGCTGCCCGCGGCTTCGGCGAAGTCAGCGTCGACGACGTCGCGCAGGCAGCCGGCATCGCCCGTCGCACCCTCTTTCGCTACTACGCATCCAAGAACGCGATTCCGTGGGGTGACTTCGACGCCCACCTCGCGCAGTTACAGCTCCTGCTCGACAACATCGATCCGCGGGTCCGACTGGGCGCTGCGTTGCGTGCGGCGCTGTTGGCGTTCAACACCTTCGACGAGTCCGAGACCGTCCGGCACCGCCAGCGGATGCGTATCATTCTGGAAACCGCTGAGCTGCAGGCATATTCGATGACGATGTATGCCGGCTGGCGAGCGGTGATCGCCGGGTTCGTGGCCCGCAGGCTCGGCGGCAGGACCACCGACCTATTGCCTCAGACCATCGCCTGGACGATGCTCGGGGTCGCTTTGAGCGCCTACGAAAACTGGCTGGGTGACGAATCCGTGTCGCTGCCCGAGACACTCGGCAATGCCTTCGACGTCGTCGGCGCCGGGTTGGACCGGCTCGGATGA
- the mftD gene encoding pre-mycofactocin synthase MftD (MftD, an enzyme found in the mycofactocin biosynthesis locus, performs an oxidative deamination of 3-amino-5-[(p-hydroxyphenyl)methyl]-4,4-dimethyl-2-pyrrolidinone (AHDP). The resulting compound, now called pre-mycofactocin (PMFT), is a biologically active redox cofactor that can oxidize the non-exchangeable NADH of TIGR03971 family SDR-type oxidoreductases.): MADAWFETVAVAQQRAKRRLPKSVYSSLIAASENGITVADNVAAFAELGFAPHVIGATEKRDLATTVMGQDISLPVIISPTGVQAVDPDGEVAVARAAAARGTAMGLSSFASKPIEEVVAANPKIFFQIYWLGGRDAIAERVERARQAAAVGLIVTTDWSFSHGRDWGSPKIPEEMSLWSVVQRFPEAMVRPRWLWKFGKTLRPPDLRVPNQGRRGEPGPTFFAAYGEWLGTPPPTWEDIAWLRELWGGPFMLKGVMRVDDAKRAVDAGVSAISVSNHGGNNLDGTPASIRALPAVAAAVGDQIEVLLDGGIRRGSDVVKAVALGARAVMIGRAYLWGLAANGQAGVENVLDILRGGIDSALMGLCRSSVHDLRPDDIIVPAGFARELGV; the protein is encoded by the coding sequence ATGGCCGATGCCTGGTTCGAAACGGTGGCGGTCGCCCAGCAACGCGCAAAGCGGCGATTGCCCAAGTCGGTGTACTCGTCGCTGATCGCGGCAAGCGAAAACGGAATCACGGTCGCCGACAATGTCGCGGCCTTCGCAGAACTCGGCTTCGCGCCACACGTCATCGGCGCGACGGAAAAGCGTGACTTGGCCACGACCGTGATGGGCCAGGATATTTCGCTGCCGGTGATCATTTCGCCGACCGGTGTGCAGGCGGTCGATCCCGACGGCGAGGTGGCCGTCGCGCGGGCGGCGGCGGCCCGGGGCACCGCGATGGGCTTGTCCTCGTTCGCCAGCAAACCGATCGAAGAGGTCGTTGCCGCCAATCCCAAGATCTTCTTCCAGATTTACTGGCTCGGCGGCCGCGACGCCATCGCCGAGCGTGTCGAACGGGCTCGGCAGGCCGCAGCGGTCGGGCTGATCGTCACCACCGACTGGTCGTTCTCGCACGGGCGCGACTGGGGTAGCCCCAAGATTCCCGAAGAGATGAGCTTGTGGTCGGTGGTGCAGCGGTTCCCGGAGGCGATGGTGCGGCCGCGCTGGTTGTGGAAGTTCGGCAAGACGCTGCGCCCACCGGATCTGCGGGTGCCCAATCAGGGCCGCCGCGGCGAACCCGGCCCGACGTTCTTCGCCGCCTACGGCGAGTGGCTCGGCACCCCGCCGCCGACCTGGGAAGACATCGCCTGGCTGCGTGAGCTGTGGGGGGGCCCGTTCATGCTCAAGGGAGTGATGCGGGTGGACGACGCCAAAAGAGCGGTCGATGCCGGCGTTTCCGCGATATCGGTATCCAACCACGGCGGCAACAACCTGGACGGCACGCCTGCCTCGATTCGTGCCCTGCCCGCCGTGGCGGCAGCGGTCGGCGACCAGATCGAGGTGTTGCTGGACGGCGGCATCCGGCGGGGCAGCGACGTCGTCAAAGCGGTCGCGTTGGGTGCGCGAGCAGTGATGATCGGCCGCGCGTACCTCTGGGGACTGGCCGCCAACGGCCAGGCCGGCGTCGAAAACGTCCTCGACATCCTGCGCGGCGGCATCGACTCCGCGTTGATGGGCCTTTGCCGCAGTTCGGTCCATGACCTGCGGCCGGACGACATCATCGTGCCCGCGGGTTTCGCTCGGGAATTGGGTGTGTAA
- the mftB gene encoding mycofactocin biosynthesis chaperone MftB (MftB, a small protein, is a peptide chaperone that assists the radical SAM enzyme MftC in performing two modifications to the C-terminal Val-Tyr dipeptide of the mycofactocin precursor peptide, MftA. MftB's role is analogous to the role of PqqD in the biosynthesis of PQQ, a cofactor that derives entirely from a Tyr and a Glu in the precursor PqqA.): MPDEFDPDRGWRLHPQVAVRPEPFGALLYHFGNRKLSFLKNRTILTVVQSLADYPDARSACRGAGVADSGQGPYLHALGVLAASTMLIPREDR, translated from the coding sequence GTGCCTGACGAGTTCGATCCGGATCGCGGCTGGCGGCTGCACCCGCAGGTGGCGGTTCGGCCCGAGCCCTTCGGCGCGCTGCTGTATCACTTCGGCAACCGCAAGCTGTCGTTTCTGAAGAATCGCACCATCCTGACGGTGGTGCAGTCGCTGGCCGATTATCCCGACGCGCGCTCCGCCTGCCGTGGCGCCGGTGTGGCGGATTCCGGACAGGGTCCCTATCTGCATGCGCTGGGTGTGCTGGCCGCTTCGACGATGTTGATCCCCCGGGAGGACCGGTGA
- the mftE gene encoding mycofactocin biosynthesis peptidyl-dipeptidase MftE has translation MGARQVNSAYHRRVPVRGELGNSTSSQLPSISPTIVVPLGSTEQHGPHLPLDTDTRIATAVARAVATRLPRPDWLVAPAIAYGASGEHQSFAGTISIGIDALAMLLVEYGRSATCWADRLVFVNGHGGNIGALGRAVGLLRSEGRDAGWCSCSTVGGDAHAGHTETSVLLHISPDEVLTDRLLAGNGAPLQELLPSMRRGGVAAVSPTGVLGDPTTATAAAGRRIFAEMVDDCRRRIARWLPGPDGMLA, from the coding sequence ATCGGTGCACGGCAGGTAAATTCGGCCTACCATCGGCGAGTGCCCGTACGCGGCGAACTGGGGAACTCGACGTCGAGCCAGCTACCAAGCATCTCGCCGACGATAGTGGTCCCGTTGGGGTCTACCGAACAACACGGTCCGCACCTGCCGCTGGATACCGACACCCGGATCGCGACCGCCGTCGCCCGGGCGGTGGCCACGCGTTTGCCCCGGCCGGACTGGCTGGTGGCTCCGGCGATCGCCTACGGCGCCAGCGGTGAGCATCAGAGCTTTGCCGGGACGATCTCCATCGGTATCGACGCCCTGGCCATGCTGCTGGTGGAGTACGGCAGGTCGGCCACTTGCTGGGCCGATCGGCTGGTTTTCGTCAACGGTCACGGCGGCAATATCGGGGCGTTGGGCCGCGCAGTCGGCCTGCTGCGCTCCGAAGGTCGCGACGCCGGATGGTGTTCGTGCAGCACCGTGGGCGGTGACGCGCATGCCGGGCACACTGAAACATCGGTACTGCTGCATATTTCGCCGGACGAAGTGCTGACCGACCGGTTGTTGGCCGGCAACGGCGCGCCGCTGCAGGAATTGCTGCCGTCGATGCGGCGCGGCGGAGTCGCGGCCGTCAGTCCGACCGGGGTGCTGGGCGACCCAACCACGGCGACGGCGGCGGCCGGAAGACGGATCTTCGCGGAGATGGTCGATGATTGCCGGCGTCGGATTGCCCGGTGGTTACCCGGACCCGACGGGATGCTGGCATGA
- a CDS encoding NAD(P)/FAD-dependent oxidoreductase — MQVTSSEGVNRGIVIVGGGLAAARTAEQLRRAGYAGRLTIVSDEVHLPYDRPPLSKEVLRKEVDDVALKPREWYDEKDITLRLGSAATGLDTVAQTLTLADGTVLGYDELVIATGLVPRRIPTFPDIEGIRVLRSYDECMALRTHASAATRAVVVGAGFIGCEVAASLRGLGVAVVLVEPQPTPLASVLGAQIGQLVARLHRDEGVDVRTGIGVAEVRGAGHVDTVVLTDGTELPADLVVVGIGSHPATGWLDGSGVNVDNGVICDEAGRTSAPNVWALGDVASWRDPMGHQVRVEHWSNVADQARVVVPAMLGRDVPSNVVVPYFWSDQYDVKIQCLGEPHATDIVHLVEDDGRRFLAYYERDGVLVGVVGGGMPGKVMKVRSKIAAGVPISEMLESPDAG; from the coding sequence CTGCAGGTGACCAGTAGCGAAGGCGTAAACCGCGGGATCGTGATCGTCGGTGGGGGACTGGCCGCAGCCCGGACCGCCGAGCAACTCCGCCGGGCCGGCTACGCGGGTCGCCTCACGATTGTCAGCGACGAAGTCCACCTCCCCTACGACCGGCCGCCGTTGTCCAAGGAAGTACTGCGCAAGGAGGTCGACGACGTCGCCCTCAAACCGCGTGAGTGGTACGACGAGAAGGACATCACGCTTCGGCTGGGGTCGGCGGCCACCGGCCTCGACACCGTCGCCCAGACACTGACCCTGGCCGACGGAACCGTCTTGGGCTACGACGAGCTCGTCATCGCGACCGGCCTGGTGCCGCGGCGCATTCCGACCTTCCCGGACATCGAGGGCATTCGGGTGCTGCGGTCGTACGACGAGTGCATGGCGTTGCGCACCCACGCGTCGGCCGCCACCCGCGCCGTCGTCGTCGGGGCCGGTTTTATCGGCTGCGAGGTGGCGGCCAGCCTGCGCGGTCTGGGTGTGGCCGTGGTGTTGGTCGAACCGCAGCCGACGCCGCTGGCATCGGTGCTCGGCGCGCAGATCGGTCAGCTGGTGGCCCGCCTACATCGGGACGAGGGCGTCGACGTGCGCACCGGTATCGGCGTGGCCGAGGTCCGCGGTGCGGGCCATGTCGACACGGTGGTCCTGACCGACGGTACGGAACTACCCGCCGACCTGGTGGTTGTCGGCATAGGGTCGCATCCGGCGACCGGCTGGCTCGACGGTAGCGGCGTCAACGTCGACAACGGCGTGATCTGTGACGAAGCCGGACGCACCAGTGCGCCCAATGTCTGGGCGCTCGGTGATGTCGCCTCCTGGCGCGATCCGATGGGACACCAAGTGCGCGTGGAACATTGGAGCAATGTTGCCGACCAGGCCCGGGTGGTTGTGCCGGCGATGCTGGGCCGCGACGTACCGTCCAACGTGGTCGTCCCCTATTTCTGGAGCGACCAGTATGACGTCAAGATCCAGTGCTTGGGTGAGCCGCACGCCACCGATATCGTCCACCTCGTCGAGGACGACGGCCGAAGGTTCCTGGCCTACTACGAGCGCGATGGTGTGCTGGTCGGGGTGGTGGGCGGCGGGATGCCGGGCAAGGTCATGAAGGTGCGCTCCAAGATCGCCGCCGGCGTACCCATCTCCGAAATGCTGGAATCACCCGACGCCGGTTGA
- a CDS encoding SHOCT domain-containing protein: protein MLARYIKMQLLVLLCGGLVGPIFLIVYFTLGLGSLMSWMFYVGLLITVADVLIALALTNWGVKTAAKSAALEQSGVLALAQITGLTETGTRINDQPVVKVHLHIAGPGIVPFDSEDRVIASVTRLGNLTARKLVVLVDPSTQQYLIDWERSALVNGLLPAQFTLAEDNKTYDLSGQAGPLMEILQILKANGIPLNRMVDIRSNPALRQQIQAVVRRAAEQQAPGSQPAASQASIADRLQELESLRASGVVNDQEYTSRRAQIIAEI, encoded by the coding sequence ATGCTGGCGCGCTATATCAAGATGCAGTTGTTGGTGCTGTTGTGCGGCGGCCTGGTCGGGCCGATCTTCTTGATCGTTTACTTCACGCTTGGCCTGGGCAGCCTGATGTCGTGGATGTTCTATGTCGGTCTCCTGATCACCGTGGCGGACGTGCTGATCGCGCTGGCATTGACCAATTGGGGCGTCAAGACGGCGGCCAAGAGTGCCGCGCTCGAGCAGAGCGGTGTGCTGGCGCTCGCGCAAATCACCGGCCTCACAGAAACCGGGACCCGGATCAATGACCAACCGGTGGTCAAGGTGCACCTGCACATCGCCGGACCCGGCATCGTGCCGTTCGACAGCGAAGACCGGGTCATCGCCAGCGTGACCCGCCTCGGCAACCTGACCGCGCGCAAGCTTGTCGTTCTGGTCGACCCGTCCACCCAGCAATACCTGATTGATTGGGAGCGCAGCGCGTTGGTCAACGGCCTGCTCCCGGCCCAGTTCACCTTGGCCGAGGACAACAAGACCTACGACTTGAGCGGGCAGGCCGGCCCGTTGATGGAGATCCTGCAGATCCTGAAGGCCAATGGCATTCCACTCAACCGAATGGTCGACATCCGGTCGAATCCGGCGTTGCGTCAGCAGATCCAAGCGGTGGTACGACGGGCGGCCGAGCAGCAGGCACCGGGGTCCCAGCCGGCCGCCTCGCAGGCGTCGATCGCCGATCGGCTGCAGGAGCTGGAGTCGCTGCGGGCCAGCGGCGTGGTGAACGATCAGGAGTACACCAGCCGGCGGGCGCAGATCATCGCCGAAATCTGA
- a CDS encoding Gfo/Idh/MocA family oxidoreductase — MRHQLRRLLRPVAAGTDRLVRADRHTRRRQRAFRTACRAAKRSWTSVAEVPDKARAAIVALPPPTAGLVTAQLLRRGVHVLMEHPVRADLLRELRQKALSAKVIHAVNCHFAELGPARAFVGECRRRRASNPPTYASVVTAPRSAYATFDLLGRALGSLAGSALEREVAPSATPEHPFRSFRGVIDDVPVRVQCSHDAGAVDDGSDSPVPQRIEIGFPDGSLILHSYAGPVIWLEKFRMQLHNTTIPLWRTHAPEIATFSGLMDERVQANSRALREFRQQIQTGKQPEHRTTEWLTAVAELARAIRTRQVLPE; from the coding sequence GTGCGGCACCAACTACGGCGCCTGCTACGTCCCGTCGCTGCAGGAACTGACCGACTCGTTCGAGCTGATCGGCATACTCGCCGCCGGCAGCGAGCGTTCCGCACGGCTTGCCGCGCGGCGAAACGTTCCTGGACAAGCGTCGCGGAGGTTCCCGACAAGGCGCGGGCCGCCATCGTCGCGCTTCCGCCGCCAACCGCGGGATTGGTGACCGCACAGCTGCTGCGCCGCGGTGTGCACGTCCTGATGGAGCACCCGGTGCGCGCCGACCTACTCCGGGAGCTGCGTCAAAAAGCCTTGTCGGCGAAGGTAATTCATGCCGTCAACTGCCACTTCGCGGAATTGGGCCCGGCGCGCGCGTTCGTCGGCGAATGCCGTCGGCGCCGAGCCTCGAACCCGCCGACGTACGCCTCCGTCGTTACCGCGCCCCGATCGGCATATGCCACATTCGATCTGCTGGGACGAGCGCTGGGCTCCCTGGCCGGGTCAGCCCTGGAGCGCGAAGTGGCGCCGAGCGCTACACCGGAACACCCGTTCAGGAGCTTTCGCGGGGTCATCGACGACGTGCCGGTACGCGTGCAATGCAGCCATGACGCCGGCGCCGTCGACGACGGGAGCGACAGCCCCGTACCGCAGCGCATCGAAATCGGATTCCCGGACGGCAGCCTGATACTGCACTCATACGCCGGCCCGGTCATCTGGCTGGAGAAGTTCCGAATGCAGTTGCATAACACCACGATTCCGCTGTGGCGGACCCACGCACCGGAGATTGCGACGTTTTCGGGATTGATGGACGAGCGCGTGCAGGCGAACAGTCGAGCACTACGGGAATTCCGTCAGCAAATCCAGACCGGAAAACAGCCCGAACACCGAACCACCGAATGGCTGACCGCCGTGGCTGAGCTCGCAAGGGCCATCCGAACCCGTCAAGTGCTGCCGGAATAA
- the mftC gene encoding mycofactocin radical SAM maturase (MftC is a radical SAM/SPASM enzyme that catalyzes the first two steps in biosynthesis of the electron carrier mycofactocin from the terminal Val-Tyr dipeptide of the precursor peptide MftA.) — MTVPRLIEQFEHGLDAPICLTWELTYACNLACVHCLSSSGRRDPRELSTRQCKDIIDELERMQVFYVNIGGGEPTVRPDFWELVDYATAHRVGVKFSTNGVRITPEVAARLAASDYVDVQISLDGATAEVNDAVRGPGSYAMAVRALENLAEAGFGKAGAAKISVVVTRHNVGQLDEFAALASRYDATLRITRLRPSGRGADVWEDLHPTAAQQVELYDWLVRNGERVLTGDSFFHLSPLGESGALAGLNMCGAGRVVCLIDPVGDVYACPFAIHDRFLAGNVLSDSGFGTGFENVWKNAPLFRELREPQSAGACGSCGHYDSCRGGCMAAKFFTGLPLDGPDPECVQGHAAPALARQREAPRPRVDHSRKASRPVPLTLNVRPPARLCNESPL; from the coding sequence GTGACGGTACCGCGGCTCATCGAGCAGTTCGAACACGGACTGGACGCGCCGATCTGTCTGACCTGGGAGTTGACCTACGCTTGCAACCTGGCGTGTGTGCACTGTCTTTCGTCGTCCGGCAGACGTGATCCGCGCGAGCTGTCCACCCGCCAGTGCAAGGACATCATCGACGAGCTCGAACGCATGCAGGTGTTCTACGTGAACATCGGTGGCGGTGAACCTACGGTGCGTCCCGACTTTTGGGAGTTGGTGGATTACGCCACCGCCCACCGGGTCGGCGTGAAGTTCTCCACCAATGGGGTTCGCATCACCCCGGAGGTGGCGGCGCGGTTGGCCGCCAGTGACTACGTGGACGTCCAGATCTCGCTCGACGGCGCGACCGCCGAGGTCAACGACGCGGTCCGCGGCCCGGGCTCGTATGCGATGGCGGTGCGTGCTCTGGAAAACCTGGCCGAGGCGGGCTTCGGCAAGGCCGGAGCCGCCAAGATCTCGGTGGTGGTCACCCGCCACAATGTCGGTCAGCTCGACGAATTCGCCGCGCTGGCAAGCCGTTACGACGCCACCCTGCGGATCACCCGGCTGCGCCCGTCGGGGCGGGGCGCCGATGTCTGGGAAGACCTGCACCCCACGGCGGCTCAGCAGGTTGAGCTCTACGACTGGTTGGTGCGCAACGGCGAGCGGGTGCTCACCGGCGACTCCTTCTTCCACCTGTCCCCACTGGGCGAATCCGGTGCGCTGGCCGGTCTCAATATGTGCGGCGCCGGCCGGGTGGTCTGCCTGATCGATCCGGTGGGCGACGTGTATGCCTGCCCGTTTGCCATCCATGACCGCTTTCTGGCCGGAAACGTGTTGTCCGACTCCGGCTTTGGCACTGGCTTCGAGAATGTTTGGAAGAACGCTCCGTTATTCCGTGAATTGCGGGAGCCGCAATCCGCGGGTGCTTGCGGCAGCTGCGGGCACTACGACAGCTGCCGGGGCGGATGCATGGCGGCCAAGTTTTTCACCGGCCTGCCACTGGACGGCCCGGATCCCGAATGCGTGCAAGGCCACGCTGCGCCGGCCCTGGCCCGCCAACGCGAGGCGCCGCGCCCGCGCGTCGACCATTCGCGAAAGGCAAGTCGACCCGTACCCCTGACACTGAACGTCAGACCGCCGGCCAGGCTCTGCAACGAAAGCCCGCTGTAG
- a CDS encoding mycofactocin-coupled SDR family oxidoreductase — protein sequence MHVAGSLRGRVAFVTGAARAQGRSHAVRLAREGADIIALDICAPASDCLTYPAATPEDLNETVRAVEAEGRKVLAREADVRDGAALRQLVADGIAAFGRLDILVANAGVLGWGRLWELTDEQWDTVVGVNLTGTWQTLRAAVPAMIEAGNGGSIVVVSSAAGLKATPGNGHYAASKHGLVALTNTLALELGEFGIRVNSIHPYSVDSPMIEPKVMMQIFAKHAGYVHSFPPMPLQPKGFMAPDEVSDVVVWLAGDGSGTLTGTQIPVDKGALKY from the coding sequence GTGCACGTGGCTGGATCACTACGGGGACGGGTCGCATTCGTCACCGGAGCTGCCCGCGCTCAGGGACGGTCGCACGCGGTGCGGCTGGCCCGGGAGGGGGCCGACATCATCGCGCTGGACATCTGTGCGCCGGCGTCGGACTGTCTCACTTACCCCGCGGCCACACCGGAGGACCTCAACGAGACCGTCCGCGCGGTGGAGGCCGAGGGCCGCAAGGTGCTGGCGCGCGAGGCCGATGTCCGCGACGGCGCGGCGCTGCGCCAGCTGGTGGCCGATGGCATCGCGGCTTTCGGCCGGCTGGACATCCTGGTGGCCAATGCCGGGGTGCTGGGCTGGGGGCGGCTCTGGGAACTCACCGATGAGCAGTGGGACACCGTGGTCGGGGTCAACCTCACCGGCACCTGGCAGACCCTGCGCGCCGCGGTGCCCGCGATGATCGAGGCGGGCAACGGCGGGTCGATCGTGGTGGTCAGCTCTGCGGCGGGGCTGAAGGCCACGCCGGGAAACGGACACTACGCAGCGAGCAAGCACGGATTGGTCGCGTTGACCAACACGCTGGCGCTCGAGCTCGGCGAGTTCGGTATCCGGGTCAACTCCATCCACCCGTATTCGGTCGACAGCCCGATGATCGAGCCCAAAGTGATGATGCAAATATTTGCCAAGCATGCCGGCTATGTGCATAGCTTCCCGCCAATGCCGTTGCAGCCCAAGGGATTCATGGCTCCCGATGAGGTCTCCGACGTGGTCGTGTGGTTGGCCGGCGACGGCTCGGGCACGCTGACCGGAACGCAGATACCCGTCGACAAGGGCGCCTTGAAGTATTGA
- a CDS encoding DUF2332 domain-containing protein: protein MSGPIDSGHLLHTLRSQGRFCAGSGSPMYGELFELVAADVEADGVFATVLAGHEADPSRHAVPLRLLGGLHRLVLDGRAPSLRRWYPSTGGSWDAASAWPDIVRVAVDRTDALRAALDQPPQTNEVGRSAALIGGLLHLNHEFRLPVRLFEIGASAGLNLRADRYRYRYHGGQWGPAETPVTIDDAWRGRLPPTAAVRIVERHGYDIAPIDVTGADGELTVLSYVWPDQHARLKRLRGAIEVARNVPAQLHRQTAAEAVAALTLADGAMTVLWHSITWQYLSADERSAIGAAVEHLGAQAGERTPFAHLTLEPARNGPAGALKFLVRAASWPDGRTRVLGECHPHGPPVTWQ from the coding sequence ATGAGCGGCCCCATCGATAGCGGGCACCTGCTGCACACCCTGCGATCGCAGGGACGGTTCTGCGCCGGCTCCGGCTCACCGATGTACGGCGAGCTGTTCGAGCTGGTGGCCGCCGACGTCGAAGCCGACGGGGTCTTCGCGACCGTCCTGGCCGGCCACGAGGCCGACCCATCACGCCACGCAGTGCCGCTGCGTCTACTCGGCGGCCTGCACCGGTTGGTACTCGACGGCCGGGCGCCGTCGTTGCGCCGCTGGTATCCGAGCACCGGCGGCAGCTGGGATGCCGCATCCGCCTGGCCCGACATCGTGCGTGTCGCCGTCGATCGCACCGATGCGTTGCGGGCGGCCCTGGACCAACCACCACAAACCAACGAGGTCGGCCGGTCCGCCGCGCTGATCGGTGGCCTGTTACACCTCAACCACGAATTCAGGTTGCCGGTAAGACTTTTCGAGATCGGTGCCAGCGCCGGCCTGAACCTGCGGGCAGACCGGTACCGCTATCGCTACCACGGCGGCCAGTGGGGACCGGCCGAGACACCGGTGACGATCGACGATGCGTGGCGCGGTCGGTTGCCGCCGACCGCTGCGGTGCGCATCGTCGAGCGCCACGGGTACGACATCGCGCCCATCGATGTGACCGGCGCCGACGGCGAATTGACCGTGTTGAGCTACGTCTGGCCCGACCAGCACGCCCGCCTGAAACGGCTGCGCGGCGCCATCGAGGTCGCCCGGAACGTCCCGGCGCAACTGCACCGTCAGACCGCGGCCGAGGCGGTCGCCGCGCTGACACTGGCCGACGGCGCCATGACGGTGCTGTGGCATTCGATCACCTGGCAGTACCTGTCCGCCGACGAGCGGTCCGCGATCGGCGCCGCGGTCGAGCACCTGGGCGCGCAAGCCGGCGAGCGCACCCCGTTCGCGCACCTGACGCTCGAGCCGGCGCGCAACGGACCCGCCGGTGCGCTGAAATTCCTGGTCCGCGCCGCCAGTTGGCCTGACGGGCGGACGCGGGTCCTGGGCGAATGTCATCCGCACGGGCCACCGGTGACCTGGCAGTAG